One window of Nocardia sp. NBC_00508 genomic DNA carries:
- a CDS encoding TetR/AcrR family transcriptional regulator gives MTTRRTGLREQKKQATREALREAALRLALERGPDNVRVDDIAEAAGVSPRTYNNYFSSREQAIVAAVTTERETRVGAAVADQPADVRLADAVIDAIVDQYTAQGDPGRDVLLLITTRPALHDAFVHTATAIEHPLADAIGERLGDADPHTARVLAASVTAAVRVALEQWLQPTPANSGLVVPSGALPQLLRATLAPLAPAFDAAQKRSHRPHK, from the coding sequence ACGACGGACGGGGTTGCGCGAGCAGAAGAAGCAGGCCACCCGGGAAGCGTTGCGCGAGGCGGCGCTCCGGCTGGCGCTCGAGCGCGGCCCGGACAACGTGCGCGTCGATGACATCGCGGAGGCCGCCGGCGTCTCCCCGAGGACCTACAACAACTACTTCTCCAGTCGTGAACAGGCGATCGTCGCCGCCGTCACCACCGAACGGGAAACACGGGTCGGGGCCGCAGTGGCCGACCAGCCCGCCGACGTCCGCCTCGCCGATGCCGTCATCGACGCGATCGTGGATCAGTACACCGCCCAGGGCGACCCCGGTCGCGACGTGCTGCTGCTGATCACCACGCGCCCCGCACTGCATGACGCGTTCGTCCATACCGCCACCGCGATCGAACATCCTCTCGCCGACGCGATCGGCGAACGCCTCGGCGACGCCGACCCGCACACCGCCCGCGTGCTCGCGGCCAGCGTGACCGCCGCGGTCCGTGTCGCGCTCGAACAATGGCTGCAACCGACCCCCGCGAACAGCGGACTCGTCGTGCCGTCCGGCGCACTACCGCAGCTACTCCGCGCCACACTCGCACCACTCGCCCCGGCATTCGACGCCGCCCAGAAACGATCACACCGCCCGCATAAGTGA
- a CDS encoding DinB family protein, translating to MPRWTVIIPLLTEAPQNPKPLARQSDPTPTNRIEKTMTWSIPRVTTGAERHLIESQLDRNRAELVNTVRGLSEEDARRRLVASMTTPIGLLKHAAVAERIWFQHVLAGLPKSECDGGTTAGDASFVVDDNETLADVIAEFERASDRSRAIAAEFDLDDTKTHPHLGDVSLRFICLLLSEDFARHAGHGDILREQIEHPALLNTDAPEQP from the coding sequence ATGCCCCGCTGGACGGTCATCATCCCCCTGCTGACGGAGGCGCCGCAAAACCCGAAACCACTAGCCCGACAGTCAGATCCAACCCCAACCAACAGAATCGAGAAGACAATGACATGGTCGATACCACGAGTCACCACCGGTGCTGAACGCCACTTGATCGAGAGCCAGCTCGACCGCAACCGAGCCGAATTGGTCAATACCGTGCGCGGTCTGTCCGAAGAAGACGCCCGCCGTCGCCTCGTTGCGTCGATGACCACCCCGATCGGATTGCTCAAGCACGCCGCAGTCGCCGAACGGATCTGGTTCCAGCACGTCCTGGCAGGCCTGCCCAAGAGCGAATGCGACGGCGGCACGACGGCGGGCGACGCCAGTTTCGTCGTCGACGACAACGAAACTCTGGCCGACGTGATCGCCGAATTCGAGCGCGCCAGCGACCGCTCCCGCGCGATCGCAGCGGAATTCGACCTCGACGACACCAAGACACACCCCCACCTCGGTGACGTCAGCCTACGGTTTATCTGCCTGCTCCTGAGCGAGGACTTCGCACGTCACGCTGGCCACGGCGACATACTCCGCGAGCAGATCGAACATCCCGCCCTGCTGAACACCGATGCCCCAGAACAACCCTAA
- a CDS encoding epoxide hydrolase family protein, with amino-acid sequence MSDRTRDVRPFPLTPTEIHVPDSVLTDLRQRLDLTRLPEDVGNEDWYYGVPRSYLQELVDYWRSGYDWRAAEAEINTYQHYKIEIDGVPVHFMRRPGVGPNPTPLILTHGWPWTFWHWSKVADLLADPGAHGGDPAEAFDVIVPSFPGFGFSSPLANRPDLNFWKVADLWHTLMTDVLGYEKYGAAGCDVGALVTAQLGHKYADELYAIHIGSGLKLTLFNGDRAWDFSGGLPIPDSLPAEARARIVELDKRFAVHLAAHLLAPSTLAHALSDSPAGMLAWILERWFKWSDNGGDIETVFSRDDLLTHATIYWATNTIGTSIRLYANHNRYPWTPSHERLPVVQAPTGITFVGYENPPGISTAQRVEHFRASDRAQWYNHVNLTVHDHGGHFIPWEIPDQWTGDLRRTFRGRR; translated from the coding sequence ATGAGCGACAGAACCCGCGATGTGCGACCGTTCCCCTTGACGCCGACGGAGATTCACGTCCCCGACAGCGTCCTCACCGACCTGCGGCAGCGCCTGGATCTGACCCGCCTGCCCGAGGATGTCGGCAATGAAGACTGGTATTACGGCGTGCCTCGCAGCTATCTCCAGGAGCTCGTCGACTACTGGCGCAGCGGATACGACTGGCGCGCAGCCGAAGCCGAGATCAACACCTACCAGCATTACAAGATCGAAATCGACGGGGTGCCAGTACATTTCATGCGCAGGCCCGGCGTCGGCCCGAATCCGACACCGCTGATTCTGACACATGGCTGGCCCTGGACGTTCTGGCACTGGTCCAAGGTCGCCGACTTGCTGGCGGATCCAGGGGCGCACGGCGGTGATCCGGCCGAGGCGTTCGACGTGATCGTGCCCTCGTTTCCCGGCTTCGGGTTCTCCAGCCCGCTGGCGAACCGCCCGGATCTGAACTTCTGGAAGGTCGCCGACCTCTGGCACACGCTCATGACCGATGTTCTGGGCTACGAGAAATACGGTGCCGCCGGCTGCGACGTGGGCGCGCTGGTCACCGCGCAGCTCGGCCACAAGTACGCCGACGAGTTGTACGCCATCCACATCGGATCCGGACTGAAACTCACCCTGTTCAACGGCGATCGCGCCTGGGACTTCAGCGGCGGCCTACCGATTCCCGACAGCCTGCCCGCCGAGGCACGCGCACGAATCGTGGAGCTGGACAAGCGTTTCGCCGTCCACCTGGCCGCCCACCTCCTCGCCCCCAGCACCCTCGCCCACGCCCTGTCCGATTCCCCGGCGGGCATGCTGGCATGGATCCTGGAACGTTGGTTCAAATGGAGCGACAACGGCGGCGACATCGAAACCGTGTTCAGCAGAGACGATCTCCTCACCCACGCCACGATTTATTGGGCCACCAACACCATCGGCACCTCGATACGCCTCTACGCCAACCACAACCGCTACCCCTGGACGCCTTCCCACGAGCGTCTGCCAGTCGTGCAGGCCCCCACCGGCATCACCTTCGTCGGCTACGAGAACCCACCCGGCATCAGCACCGCCCAACGCGTCGAACACTTCCGCGCCAGCGACCGCGCCCAGTGGTACAACCACGTCAACCTCACCGTCCACGACCACGGCGGCCACTTCATCCCCTGGGAAATCCCCGACCAATGGACCGGCGACCTACGCCGCACCTTCCGGGGACGGCGCTGA
- a CDS encoding NAD(P)-dependent oxidoreductase, with translation MKIAVVGANGMVGSRVVNEAASRGHDLIAVFRKERPAALPTGVTAVEGDANDTDHMSRLFTGTDAIVAATRPGPGQEHAVTMTTTALLDAATTARTRILVVGGAAPLRVSGRPDQLVLDTPEYVPPAIRTIAAASAAQLEACRAHPADWVYLSPPALLEPGRRTGEYRRGTTTLITGVDGASRISAEDPAVAVLDELENPRGAEHFTVGY, from the coding sequence ATGAAGATCGCCGTTGTCGGCGCCAATGGCATGGTCGGCTCGCGCGTCGTCAACGAAGCCGCGAGCCGAGGCCATGACCTCATCGCGGTATTCCGGAAAGAGCGGCCTGCCGCCCTGCCGACCGGCGTGACCGCCGTCGAGGGCGACGCGAACGACACCGACCACATGAGCAGACTGTTCACCGGCACCGACGCGATCGTGGCCGCGACCCGCCCCGGGCCCGGGCAGGAACACGCCGTAACCATGACCACGACGGCCCTGCTGGACGCGGCCACGACTGCCCGGACGCGCATCCTCGTGGTCGGCGGCGCCGCCCCGCTGCGGGTTTCGGGGCGCCCCGACCAGCTCGTTCTCGACACCCCGGAGTACGTGCCGCCGGCAATCCGAACCATTGCCGCTGCCAGCGCCGCGCAACTGGAGGCGTGCCGAGCACACCCGGCCGACTGGGTCTATCTCAGCCCGCCCGCCCTCCTCGAGCCCGGACGTCGCACCGGTGAATACCGCCGCGGCACCACCACACTCATCACCGGCGTCGACGGTGCATCCCGAATCTCGGCCGAAGACCCTGCCGTGGCCGTCCTCGACGAGCTCGAGAACCCACGCGGCGCCGAACACTTCACCGTCGGTTACTAG
- a CDS encoding SMP-30/gluconolactonase/LRE family protein: MKRVLGISVALACLGVVLVPADRAAAHRPVCPATIDLPTGFQPEGIAIGSLPVAYFGSRADGSIYRVSLVTGQGDILSPGTGTPSLGLEIDHRGRLFVAGGTGGDARVVDTRTGALLASYRLATPPDTFVNDVVLTPTGAWFTDSRTPVLYHLPLGRDGALPPPAAVIRRPLTGDIVDVPGAINANGIVRTPDGTALIIVQSVTGHLFRIDPATGTTRQVALGAEAVPGGDGLLLHGNTLYVVQNRLNAIAVVALDRAGTTGTVERRVTDPRFDIPTTVAAFGECLYLPNARFTTSPTPTTPYNAVAVVRPR, encoded by the coding sequence ATGAAGCGAGTGCTCGGTATCTCGGTTGCGCTCGCCTGCCTCGGCGTGGTGCTGGTACCCGCGGACCGTGCGGCGGCGCACCGCCCGGTGTGCCCCGCCACGATCGACCTACCCACGGGGTTCCAGCCGGAGGGTATCGCGATCGGGTCGCTGCCGGTGGCCTACTTCGGCTCGCGGGCAGACGGTTCCATCTACCGCGTCAGCCTGGTGACCGGGCAGGGCGACATCCTGAGCCCCGGGACGGGGACGCCGTCGCTCGGGCTCGAAATCGACCATCGCGGTCGGCTGTTCGTCGCCGGCGGCACCGGCGGCGACGCCCGCGTCGTGGACACCCGTACGGGCGCGCTGCTGGCGAGCTACCGGCTCGCAACACCGCCGGACACGTTCGTCAACGACGTGGTGCTCACACCCACGGGCGCGTGGTTCACCGACTCGCGCACACCCGTGCTGTACCACCTGCCCCTCGGCCGAGATGGTGCGCTGCCGCCGCCCGCGGCGGTGATACGACGTCCGCTGACCGGCGACATCGTTGACGTGCCCGGAGCGATCAACGCCAACGGGATCGTGCGCACGCCCGACGGCACCGCGCTGATCATCGTGCAGTCGGTGACCGGCCACCTCTTCCGCATCGATCCCGCGACGGGCACGACGCGGCAGGTCGCTCTCGGCGCCGAGGCGGTGCCGGGCGGTGATGGACTGCTATTGCACGGCAACACGCTGTATGTCGTCCAGAACCGGCTCAACGCGATCGCCGTGGTCGCACTCGACCGCGCGGGCACGACGGGCACGGTCGAGCGGCGCGTCACCGATCCGCGCTTCGACATACCGACGACCGTCGCGGCGTTCGGAGAGTGCCTGTACCTGCCGAACGCCCGCTTCACCACGTCGCCGACGCCGACCACACCGTACAACGCTGTCGCGGTCGTTCGACCCCGATGA
- a CDS encoding MarR family winged helix-turn-helix transcriptional regulator → MERKLSFDLHVLTARLDRAADRILRAEHGVSYSRFLALTFVGELGASTQRALADRLGVTEPSVSRMTAVLAAEGLLVVQPDPGGGRSRRLSLTGKGKQLVAAAQQGLEERLAAVVAESGVPYDEYARQTARLLTTFEHLEALK, encoded by the coding sequence ATGGAGCGGAAACTGAGCTTCGACCTGCACGTTCTCACGGCCCGTTTGGACAGGGCGGCAGACCGAATCCTGCGCGCAGAGCACGGCGTGTCCTACAGTCGATTCCTTGCTTTGACGTTCGTTGGCGAGTTGGGGGCCTCGACGCAACGGGCGCTTGCCGACCGGCTCGGCGTGACGGAGCCGTCGGTCAGTCGCATGACGGCCGTCCTGGCCGCGGAGGGGTTACTCGTCGTTCAACCCGACCCGGGAGGCGGGCGAAGCCGGCGGCTCAGCCTCACCGGCAAAGGGAAACAGCTGGTGGCCGCCGCCCAGCAGGGCCTCGAAGAGAGGCTGGCGGCCGTCGTCGCCGAAAGCGGTGTGCCCTACGACGAATACGCGCGGCAAACCGCGCGCCTATTGACCACCTTCGAGCATCTGGAGGCCCTCAAATGA
- a CDS encoding site-specific integrase, giving the protein MDDRSTIVAVPESVRTELRRGVRSVLVDTAALRLVRDRFDDDQAGSLRRYLEASQSPNTLRAYRADWVAWSAWCAAEGRQALPADALDVAVYLAAAADAHRDAGGWAFSPATLERKSAAIAAVHAANGLPSPTRSDVVRLTLRGIRRTRRGQPRRKRPVLLHTLDQLLGGLPEPGWPTEPARRRDALALLVGFAGALRRSELAGLRIGDVEVSMDHATGEPILLIRLPATKTDPTGATEQRVALPRGRRPATCPVCAFADWLRLREIHIATGTSGVRGWLSELPTGAADIHRCHGFTGTRTDSDLPLFPTITRHGAIADHAMSGRAVAELVKRYAARAGLDPDLFSGHSLRAGFATQAALGGASDREIMRQGRWSNPRTVHGYIRTANPLEDNAVTKLGL; this is encoded by the coding sequence ATGGACGATCGATCCACCATCGTCGCGGTCCCCGAATCCGTGCGCACGGAGTTGCGCCGCGGCGTCCGCAGTGTGCTGGTCGACACTGCCGCGCTGCGGCTGGTGCGGGATCGCTTCGACGACGATCAAGCCGGTTCGCTGCGCCGGTATCTCGAAGCCTCCCAATCACCGAACACCTTGCGCGCCTATCGCGCCGACTGGGTTGCCTGGTCGGCGTGGTGCGCCGCCGAGGGCAGGCAGGCTCTTCCCGCTGATGCGCTCGACGTCGCTGTCTATCTGGCTGCGGCCGCCGACGCGCACCGCGATGCGGGTGGATGGGCGTTCAGTCCGGCGACCTTGGAACGAAAGTCGGCCGCCATCGCCGCGGTGCACGCCGCGAACGGACTGCCCTCCCCGACCCGGTCGGATGTGGTGCGGCTGACCTTGCGCGGTATCCGCCGCACTCGCCGCGGGCAACCCCGGCGTAAACGCCCGGTGCTGCTGCACACTCTCGACCAACTCCTGGGTGGGCTTCCCGAGCCGGGCTGGCCCACCGAACCCGCCCGGCGCCGGGACGCGCTCGCCCTGCTCGTCGGTTTCGCCGGAGCCCTGCGCCGCAGCGAACTCGCCGGACTGCGCATCGGCGACGTCGAGGTGAGCATGGACCACGCCACCGGCGAACCGATCCTGCTGATCCGGCTGCCCGCCACGAAGACCGACCCGACCGGCGCGACCGAACAGCGCGTGGCCCTCCCGCGCGGCCGCCGACCGGCCACCTGCCCCGTCTGCGCTTTCGCCGACTGGCTGCGTCTGCGCGAAATACATATCGCCACAGGAACTTCCGGTGTCCGTGGCTGGCTGTCCGAGCTCCCCACCGGCGCTGCCGACATCCACCGCTGCCACGGATTCACCGGCACACGCACCGACTCGGACCTTCCCCTTTTCCCCACCATCACCCGGCACGGTGCCATCGCCGACCACGCTATGTCCGGTCGCGCCGTCGCCGAACTGGTCAAGCGCTATGCCGCCCGGGCCGGGCTCGACCCCGATCTCTTCTCGGGTCACTCACTCCGCGCCGGGTTCGCCACGCAGGCCGCACTCGGCGGCGCCAGCGACCGCGAGATCATGCGCCAGGGCCGCTGGTCCAACCCGCGCACCGTCCACGGATACATCCGCACGGCCAACC
- a CDS encoding nuclear transport factor 2 family protein — MNKLRRTLPILALPLALLAAACSTGATATEDDSTRRQLRELLDRHEIHALVDRLATALDEGRFDTFNTIYTADVKAKSPGGEAQGRDAVIALASRNHSNERRQPHYISNVQIDLAGDRAAVRANAVLAIVPTSTVDGRMAPEPLFAAGGGYRFDAVRTPEGWRFSRVETAPVWTTGTLPS; from the coding sequence ATGAACAAGCTCCGCCGTACACTCCCGATCCTTGCGTTGCCGTTGGCGCTGCTGGCCGCCGCGTGCTCGACCGGCGCCACCGCGACCGAGGATGACTCCACCCGGCGGCAACTGCGAGAACTGCTGGACCGTCACGAGATCCATGCCTTGGTCGACCGTCTTGCAACCGCCCTCGACGAAGGTCGATTCGACACGTTCAACACGATCTACACCGCCGACGTGAAGGCCAAGTCTCCCGGCGGCGAGGCGCAAGGACGTGACGCCGTGATCGCGTTGGCCAGTCGGAACCATTCGAACGAACGACGACAGCCGCACTACATCAGCAACGTGCAGATCGACTTGGCGGGCGACCGCGCGGCGGTCCGGGCGAACGCAGTCCTCGCGATTGTTCCGACATCCACCGTGGACGGCAGGATGGCCCCGGAACCCCTGTTCGCAGCGGGAGGGGGCTACCGATTCGACGCCGTCCGCACCCCCGAAGGCTGGCGATTCTCACGCGTGGAAACCGCACCCGTCTGGACTACAGGCACTCTGCCGTCCTGA
- a CDS encoding LysR family transcriptional regulator — MELQQMRYVVAVAETNSFTRAAERCLVVQSALSHQIARLERELGARLFERTSRRVRLTPAGAAFLPAARQCLDAAERAAAEVAAAVGEVRGRLAVGLIPTVAAVDIPGALRDFRQLYPHVRIRLRVGASEDLAEQVEQGAIDVAFLGLPTTARPQGVAAQELARDRLIAVVAPDHPLADEPAVDLRRLSSEVFVDLPAGTAGRAQSDQAFAAAGLDRDVAFEVTTADYIARLVGPGLAVAMLPSAYAPQLAGVVTIEVADAPARVEYAIWNHVSRTPAATAFLAILGITAQNSRG, encoded by the coding sequence GTGGAACTCCAGCAGATGCGCTACGTGGTCGCCGTCGCCGAGACGAACAGCTTCACCCGGGCGGCCGAACGATGCCTGGTTGTCCAGTCCGCTCTCAGTCACCAGATCGCGCGCCTGGAACGAGAACTCGGCGCCAGACTATTCGAGCGCACCAGCCGCCGGGTGCGGCTGACACCGGCCGGTGCAGCGTTCCTCCCGGCCGCCCGCCAGTGTCTGGACGCCGCCGAGCGCGCGGCCGCCGAGGTCGCCGCGGCTGTCGGGGAAGTACGCGGACGGCTCGCCGTGGGCCTGATCCCTACCGTCGCCGCGGTCGATATCCCGGGTGCGCTGCGTGACTTCCGCCAGCTGTACCCGCACGTGCGCATCAGACTGCGTGTGGGGGCGAGCGAGGACCTCGCCGAGCAGGTCGAGCAAGGTGCCATCGACGTGGCTTTCCTTGGGCTGCCGACCACAGCGCGACCGCAAGGTGTCGCCGCCCAGGAACTCGCCCGGGACCGCCTCATCGCCGTGGTCGCGCCGGACCATCCACTCGCCGACGAACCAGCCGTCGACCTTCGCAGGCTTTCTTCCGAGGTCTTCGTGGACCTTCCCGCCGGGACAGCAGGACGTGCCCAATCCGACCAAGCCTTCGCAGCCGCTGGTCTCGACCGTGACGTCGCCTTCGAAGTGACCACCGCGGACTACATCGCTCGACTCGTGGGACCGGGCCTTGCCGTGGCCATGCTCCCCTCCGCCTACGCGCCTCAGCTGGCCGGTGTAGTCACCATCGAGGTAGCTGATGCGCCGGCCCGCGTCGAGTACGCCATCTGGAACCACGTCAGCCGCACGCCCGCGGCGACCGCCTTCCTCGCCATTCTCGGCATCACGGCCCAGAACTCCCGAGGCTGA
- a CDS encoding MarR family winged helix-turn-helix transcriptional regulator, protein MDDIDAFDVDTFAAVIEDFNRVYIRIPVREKLPFTTLSVLDTLAHRGPARLSDLTETEQLTQPGITQLIARLERDGLVLRRRDPDDGRAVIVHLTEAGRQVRQTRHDDRVRHLAPMVSELSAAHRQALAAALPALTRLAQLERER, encoded by the coding sequence GTGGACGACATCGACGCTTTCGACGTGGACACCTTCGCCGCGGTGATCGAGGACTTCAACCGCGTCTACATCCGCATCCCGGTACGGGAGAAGCTGCCGTTCACCACACTGTCGGTGCTCGACACCCTGGCTCACCGGGGCCCGGCGCGGCTGAGCGATCTGACCGAGACCGAGCAGCTGACCCAGCCGGGCATCACTCAACTCATCGCGCGCTTGGAGCGCGACGGGCTGGTGCTGCGCCGCCGTGACCCTGACGATGGACGGGCCGTGATCGTGCACCTCACCGAGGCGGGCCGGCAGGTGCGGCAAACCCGCCACGACGACCGGGTCCGGCACCTGGCTCCGATGGTCTCCGAGTTGAGCGCCGCACACCGTCAGGCTCTCGCCGCCGCGCTACCCGCCCTCACCCGGCTCGCCCAGCTGGAACGAGAGCGCTGA
- a CDS encoding EamA family transporter, producing MNSPAAQRVSEGTSRGAPYGSLSRVALTAIAPASWGTTYVVITELLPPGHPLFAAVMRALPAGLIALAITRILPRGEWWWKAAVLGVLNIGLLNALLFIAAERLPGGVAATLAAAQPLIVAVLAVIILHEQPSAWRVAWGVTGMAGVGLVVIGPAAALDTTGIVAGLASAASMALGLTLTKRWGRPVEATPTAFAGWQLAAGGLFLVPVTFAVEGPPPAIDPAAALGYLWLGLVGGLIAYVLWFRGIGTLPVTSVAVLVLLSPLVAAVLGALLLGQTLGSIQLVGFGLALAAIVAGQLPAPTRSPA from the coding sequence GTGAATAGTCCAGCAGCACAGCGGGTTTCCGAGGGGACCAGCAGGGGAGCTCCCTATGGAAGTCTGTCTCGCGTCGCTCTCACGGCGATCGCTCCCGCGTCGTGGGGCACGACCTATGTCGTCATCACCGAGCTTCTGCCGCCGGGACATCCGCTGTTCGCGGCGGTCATGCGGGCGTTGCCCGCGGGCCTGATCGCGCTGGCGATCACCCGGATCCTGCCGCGCGGAGAATGGTGGTGGAAGGCCGCGGTGCTCGGCGTGCTGAACATCGGCCTGCTCAACGCGCTGCTGTTCATCGCGGCCGAACGCCTGCCGGGAGGTGTTGCCGCGACTCTGGCTGCGGCCCAGCCGCTCATTGTCGCCGTGCTGGCGGTGATCATCCTGCACGAGCAACCCTCCGCCTGGCGCGTCGCGTGGGGAGTGACCGGCATGGCCGGTGTCGGCTTGGTGGTGATCGGGCCGGCCGCGGCGCTCGACACGACCGGGATCGTGGCGGGCCTGGCCAGCGCGGCCTCGATGGCGCTCGGGCTGACGCTGACCAAGCGCTGGGGTCGTCCCGTCGAGGCCACTCCTACTGCGTTCGCGGGCTGGCAACTCGCCGCGGGAGGCCTGTTCCTGGTGCCCGTCACATTCGCGGTCGAGGGACCCCCTCCCGCGATCGACCCGGCCGCCGCCCTGGGCTACCTGTGGCTGGGTCTGGTCGGCGGTCTGATCGCCTATGTCCTCTGGTTCCGCGGCATCGGCACCTTGCCCGTGACCTCGGTCGCGGTTCTCGTCCTGCTCTCGCCGCTGGTCGCCGCCGTGCTCGGCGCGCTCTTGCTCGGCCAGACACTCGGCTCGATCCAACTGGTGGGTTTCGGGCTCGCACTCGCCGCGATCGTCGCGGGACAGCTTCCCGCGCCCACCCGCTCACCCGCCTGA
- a CDS encoding alpha/beta fold hydrolase, translating into MSYGTPVASTRQRSVVSADRTSISYRSMGSGPGVIVVGGALSTAQDYLPLASELAQSCTVHLVERRGRGASGPLGHDYSLQKEVDDLLAVHTDTGARLAFGHSYGGLAILETVRSSPVFDRIALYEPGAPGGHVATEWMALYRARLAAGDPYGAFAYFIQGSGGAPGFVTKLPHWYLRAALRIGFRGQRWQRMRPLLEANLAEHEQLAAQQDRLDEFANLTAATLILRGTRTSSTTRAELDALTDTLPNATLDTMKGLDHFGPEGKSGQTVAERVITFLLEH; encoded by the coding sequence ATGAGTTATGGCACCCCTGTCGCGTCGACTCGGCAACGCTCGGTCGTCTCGGCGGACCGCACATCCATCAGCTACCGATCGATGGGCAGCGGACCTGGTGTGATCGTGGTTGGCGGCGCGCTGTCCACGGCACAGGACTACCTGCCGCTGGCATCAGAACTGGCTCAGTCCTGCACAGTGCATCTCGTCGAACGGCGCGGGCGCGGCGCGAGCGGACCACTCGGGCACGACTACAGCTTGCAGAAAGAAGTCGACGACCTGCTCGCCGTTCACACCGACACCGGCGCGCGACTGGCGTTCGGTCACAGCTACGGCGGACTCGCGATACTCGAAACCGTGCGGTCGTCGCCGGTGTTCGACCGCATAGCCCTCTACGAGCCGGGAGCCCCCGGCGGGCATGTCGCCACCGAATGGATGGCTCTCTACCGCGCCCGCCTGGCCGCCGGCGATCCCTACGGCGCATTCGCCTACTTCATTCAGGGATCCGGCGGCGCGCCGGGATTCGTGACCAAGCTGCCGCACTGGTATCTGCGCGCCGCATTGCGCATCGGGTTCCGCGGACAACGATGGCAGCGGATGCGTCCGCTCCTGGAAGCCAACCTGGCCGAGCATGAGCAATTGGCCGCCCAGCAGGACCGGCTCGACGAGTTCGCCAACCTCACCGCCGCGACGTTGATCCTTCGCGGAACCCGCACATCCTCGACAACCCGAGCAGAACTCGACGCCCTCACCGACACACTCCCCAACGCCACCCTCGACACCATGAAGGGACTCGACCACTTCGGGCCCGAAGGGAAGTCGGGACAAACCGTCGCTGAGCGAGTCATCACCTTCCTCCTCGAACACTGA